In Bacteroidota bacterium, the genomic stretch ATCGGGGTTTCGGGGTTTCGGGGTTTCGGGGTTTCGGGGTTTCGGGGTTTCGGGGTTTCGGGGTTTCGGGGTTTCGGGGGTTTCGGGGTTTCGGGGTTTCGGGGTTTCGGGGTTTCTACAGAATGAACTTCGTCCACCAACAAATACAATCACAAAAAATCGGAATCACGAAAAAACGAAATCACGATTTTACAGAATCACGATAATTAAGAATCACGATAATTAAGAATCACGATAATTAAGAATCACGAAACCACTTCGCTGATCTCGCCGGTTGCTTTGTCTTTGAGAATGCGTTTGGTTGTACCGTTAGGCATCAACTCCTCTTTGATCACTACTTTGCCATCGTACTCTGCACCCGTTGCCTCGATTTTGGCCTGCGTACCCGTTTCCCGCCATTCAACGTCTACCGGCTCCCACTGCTTCGTTTTGACGGATTTATAGCAAGCATCCATAATAGCGTTTACAACATAGCCATCGTAAAAGTCTTCCTGCGGGGCCGTGCCGGCATCCATGGCATTGAACATGTCGGTAAACATCTCCACGTAGCCAAGTGCACCCGGCTCGTCACCAACCGGAAAAAGCCACCCTGTTTCGGCTTCCAGCTTTTCAGCTACATAGGCACCAGAGCCGCCGGCGGTAAACATCTCAAAACCTGTGCGCAGCCAGTGGTTTAGCATAATAGTGCCTTCCGTACCAGCTATTTCGTCGCGGAGATCCATCCCTCCACGAAACGCCCAACTCACTTCAAACTGGCCAATGGCGCCGCTTTCATATTTGATCAGTCCAATGGCCTGGTCTTCTGCATCAATGGGATGTACAAGCGTATCAGCCGTACACATCACCTCAACCGGGCGGTTGTTCTTCCCTACAAAACTGCGCGTGATCTCGATACAATGACATCCCATATCGATAATTGCCCCACCGCCGGCCTGTTTTACATCCCAAAACCATGCACTGTGCGGGCCGGGGTGTGTCTCCCGTGATCTTACCCAGAGCACATCACCCACCGCGCCGGCTTTTACGCTGGCAATGGATTTCAACGTTTTGGGCGTGTACACAAGATCTTCGAGGTAGCCGTTAAATACGCCGGCTTTTTCCACCATATCGAGCATCTGCTTTGCTTCCGCAGCTGTGCGACCGAGGGGCTTGGTACAAAGCACAGCTTTGCCGGCCTCTGCAGCCAATCTAACACATTCGAGGTGAACATGGTTTGGCAGACCAATCACCACCGTATCCGTTTCTTCATGCCCAATGGCTTCTGCAAGGTCGGTGGTCCAGTTGGGAATGCCCCACTCTTCAGCAAACTTCCGCGCTTTCTCTTCACTTCTCGAATACACCATATGCACCCGATCCCGGCTGCGTTGCCCGTGGATAGTCATCGTGTAAAACATCCCGATTAGCCCGGTGCCAAGCATCGTTATTTTGTGGGCTTCCATTTTTCCGTACCTCTCTTAAGTTCAGTAACCGGCAAGTACAGCGCTATTTCTAACAGCAGCGCGAGTATTTCCGCGTAGTCCAATCAAAACATCGAAGCCTAATTTCAAAAAACACGGAATCAAATCCAAGAAGCGCATACGTTGTTCACCGGCTTGCTGATCTTTATCTTGACCCATATGGACCCAAAGCTTCTCCACCAAACGCGCTATCCCATGCCAACCAAGCTGTTGTCGTTCTTGCTGATTTTCTTCAGCTATTCGTGTACCAACACCAAGCCTACCCTGATGGAATTACCGCCGCCATCAAACGATGGACCAGAAGAGGTAACTCCAGAAGCTACACCAGAATTTGATGTGCTCGTTTTCTCTAAAACCAATGGATACCGCCACAAATCCATAGAAGTGGGGGTTGACGCGATTGAACATCTGGGTGACGTACACGACTTCGACGTTTATGCAACAGAGGACGCCAGCTTCTTCACACCCGAAAGGCTGGAACGGTATGAAGTCATTGTGTTTTTGAACACATCGGGAGAAGACGTGCTCGATGCTACCCAAAAGCAAGCATTCGAGCGTTACATTCAGGCAGGTGGTGGTTTTGTTGGTATACACGCAGCAGCAGCCACAGGGTATGAGTGGGAGTGGTATGGGAAGCTTGTGGGTGCATTTTTTGATGACCATCCGGAGCCACAAAAAGCAACGGTTATGGTGCTCGATCACAGCCATCCGTCCACCAAACACTTGCCGGCGCGATGGGAGCGCTTTGATGAATGGTACAACTATCGCACGAACCCGCAAAGCAACGTGCATGTCCTCGCTGCACTCGACGAGCAAACATACGAAGGGGGCACCATGGGATACGATCATCCCATCAGTTGGGCCCACGAATTTGACGGCGGACGATCCTGGTATACGGGGCTTGGACACACACAGGCAGCCTACACCAATAAACAATTTCTCGAACACATCTTTGGTGGCATTCAATGGGCAGCGGGCGTTGTTGATGCTGAAGTTGGCGCTACACTAGCACGCAACTACAAAAAAACAGTGTTGATGGACGAGGTGACAGACCCGATGGAAATTGCAATCGCTGAAGATGGGCGCGTGTTTCTGGCCGAACGCGCCGGCGCTTTGAAAATGTGGGATCCCCAAACAGGCACAACCAAAGACATCGGATGGATTCCCGTATACATGGTGATCGAAGACGGCCTACTTGGCATTACGCTCGACCCCGATTTTATGGAGAACAACTGGCTCTATGTTTTCTATGCTCCAGAAGACGCCAGCCCCTCTCGCCTGTCCCGCTTTACGCTGGCCGGCGATCAGCTCGACATGGGCAGCGAGAAAATTCTACTCGAAGTGCCTTTTCAGCGGAAAGATTGCTGCCACGCCGGCGGATCACTCACATTTGACGCCAATGGCAACCTCTACCTGTCAACGGGCGACAACACCAACCCTTACGACAGGAAGGGCAACCCGATTGACGAACGCGAGGGGCGCACATACGCAGA encodes the following:
- a CDS encoding Gfo/Idh/MocA family oxidoreductase, with the translated sequence MEAHKITMLGTGLIGMFYTMTIHGQRSRDRVHMVYSRSEEKARKFAEEWGIPNWTTDLAEAIGHEETDTVVIGLPNHVHLECVRLAAEAGKAVLCTKPLGRTAAEAKQMLDMVEKAGVFNGYLEDLVYTPKTLKSIASVKAGAVGDVLWVRSRETHPGPHSAWFWDVKQAGGGAIIDMGCHCIEITRSFVGKNNRPVEVMCTADTLVHPIDAEDQAIGLIKYESGAIGQFEVSWAFRGGMDLRDEIAGTEGTIMLNHWLRTGFEMFTAGGSGAYVAEKLEAETGWLFPVGDEPGALGYVEMFTDMFNAMDAGTAPQEDFYDGYVVNAIMDACYKSVKTKQWEPVDVEWRETGTQAKIEATGAEYDGKVVIKEELMPNGTTKRILKDKATGEISEVVS